From a single Pseudomonas sp. A34-9 genomic region:
- a CDS encoding autotransporter outer membrane beta-barrel domain-containing protein, with translation MTRYARKLRALPQSLILPASLLLLSGSPASAACLLVPGPGNDAFNCDSGTSGSLTDLSGNNSLTFPANGTGRINGSVTFGAGTDRVEMNSGVITGAVNQGNGIDDFIMTGGSIGSLAQGDSRDTFLMTGGTIVGAFEDGDVARMTGGSIGRVDMKLDNNIFDLSGGQIIGNLVTGFGTDTIIVSGGRIGGNVSVSGGNDSITVTGGEIVGEIRASVGDDRLLWDGGGIIRSAILMDVGNDSATLRNLDDSILALTPSVDGGTGNDVLSFDNSRTALPARFTQWETVNLSNGSQLDLSASSLVLGDAGTGSGVLNIDASSVVLSTQGAVSTAVAGQAVTLNNAGIIDLTRGNSRTDDTLTVQGNYVGNNGQLLLQTVVAGDDSPSDRLVVNNGSLSGASIISVSNTGGLGALTQANGIQLVQAQGSTVSTDTAFTLSGPVSAGAYDYYLFKGGVTAGTENSWYLRSAVVAPQVVSVPNPDPTLPPLLVPVVATPVAAAITPIVATPGEPAPTQSLPVLPAAVAGAAPIPLYRPEVPTWSVLPPAAAQLTLNALGTFHDRQGDQRLLSETGAFGAGWGRVYGKNFDQTWAGTVTPRLDGSLNGFQVGNDLYSAQTSGGQTQRLGFFVGHSRLQGDVDGFNEGFQNKSAGKIKLEGDSYGLYWTLTDPYGWYIDTVVMGTRFDGDNHSDRGVKLDNRGHALTLSAEAGYPFALDDTWVVEPQAQIIHQKISLDSQDDGISQVSFDSDGAWTGRLGARLKGRYQISGLPVEPYLRANLWHTFSGTDSVTFGDNDVISSEQKSSTADVGLGLVLTLDGAVSVYASTDYSRNIDSNDLRGVSGNLGVRISW, from the coding sequence ATGACGCGCTACGCCAGAAAACTGCGGGCACTGCCCCAGTCCTTGATTCTGCCTGCCTCTTTGCTGCTGCTTTCCGGTTCGCCCGCCTCCGCCGCTTGTTTGCTGGTCCCGGGTCCCGGCAACGACGCTTTCAACTGTGACAGCGGCACCAGCGGTTCGCTGACCGATCTGTCGGGCAATAACAGCCTGACGTTCCCCGCCAATGGCACTGGCCGAATCAACGGCAGCGTGACTTTTGGCGCCGGCACCGACCGAGTCGAGATGAACTCCGGGGTGATCACTGGCGCGGTGAACCAAGGCAACGGCATTGATGATTTCATCATGACCGGCGGCTCGATCGGTTCACTGGCCCAAGGCGACAGTCGCGACACTTTCTTGATGACCGGCGGCACCATCGTTGGCGCCTTCGAGGACGGCGATGTCGCACGCATGACCGGCGGCAGCATCGGCCGCGTCGACATGAAACTGGACAACAATATTTTCGACCTCTCGGGCGGGCAGATCATCGGCAATCTGGTCACCGGTTTCGGCACTGACACCATCATCGTCTCCGGTGGCCGCATCGGCGGTAACGTCAGTGTCAGCGGTGGCAACGACAGCATCACGGTGACCGGTGGAGAAATCGTCGGTGAGATCCGCGCCAGTGTCGGCGATGACCGCTTGCTGTGGGACGGTGGCGGCATCATCCGCTCGGCCATTCTGATGGACGTCGGCAATGACAGCGCGACGCTGCGCAATCTCGACGACAGTATTCTTGCACTCACTCCCAGTGTGGACGGCGGCACAGGCAACGATGTGCTGAGCTTCGATAACAGCCGAACCGCCCTGCCCGCGCGCTTCACCCAGTGGGAAACGGTGAATCTGAGCAACGGCTCGCAACTGGATCTGAGCGCCAGCAGCCTGGTGCTGGGCGATGCCGGAACCGGCAGCGGCGTGTTAAATATCGATGCCAGCAGCGTGGTGTTGTCAACCCAGGGTGCAGTCTCGACTGCTGTGGCCGGGCAAGCCGTGACGCTCAACAACGCAGGCATCATCGATCTGACGCGCGGCAATAGTCGCACTGACGACACGCTCACCGTGCAAGGCAACTACGTCGGCAATAACGGCCAGTTGTTGCTGCAAACCGTGGTAGCCGGCGACGATTCGCCAAGCGACAGGTTGGTGGTCAACAATGGCAGTCTCAGTGGTGCCTCGATCATCAGCGTCAGCAATACCGGCGGTCTGGGCGCGCTGACCCAGGCCAACGGCATTCAATTGGTGCAGGCGCAAGGCAGCACGGTCAGTACTGATACCGCGTTTACCCTCAGCGGCCCGGTGTCTGCCGGCGCCTACGATTACTACCTGTTCAAGGGCGGTGTCACTGCCGGCACCGAGAACAGTTGGTACTTGCGCTCGGCGGTGGTCGCGCCGCAGGTGGTGAGCGTGCCCAATCCCGATCCGACGTTACCGCCGCTTCTGGTGCCGGTGGTGGCCACGCCTGTCGCGGCGGCTATTACGCCGATTGTCGCGACACCGGGCGAACCTGCGCCCACTCAATCGCTGCCTGTGCTGCCGGCGGCCGTGGCGGGTGCCGCTCCGATCCCTCTGTATCGCCCGGAGGTACCCACCTGGTCGGTGCTGCCACCCGCCGCCGCGCAATTGACCCTCAACGCGCTGGGCACCTTTCATGATCGTCAGGGCGATCAGCGCCTGCTCAGCGAAACCGGCGCGTTCGGCGCGGGTTGGGGTCGGGTCTACGGCAAGAATTTCGATCAGACCTGGGCCGGGACCGTCACCCCACGCCTGGACGGATCGCTCAACGGCTTTCAGGTCGGCAATGATCTCTACAGTGCACAAACCTCTGGCGGCCAGACTCAACGCCTCGGCTTTTTCGTCGGCCATAGCCGCCTACAGGGTGACGTCGACGGCTTCAATGAAGGTTTTCAGAACAAAAGCGCCGGTAAAATCAAACTTGAAGGCGACAGTTACGGCTTGTATTGGACGCTGACCGATCCGTACGGCTGGTACATCGACACGGTCGTGATGGGCACACGTTTCGATGGCGACAACCACTCCGACCGTGGTGTGAAGCTGGACAATCGCGGTCATGCCCTGACGCTTTCGGCGGAAGCGGGTTATCCGTTTGCGCTCGACGACACCTGGGTGGTCGAGCCACAAGCGCAAATCATTCACCAGAAAATCTCCCTCGACAGCCAGGACGACGGCATTTCACAGGTCTCGTTCGATTCCGATGGAGCCTGGACCGGTCGCCTCGGTGCGCGCCTCAAAGGACGTTATCAAATCAGTGGCTTGCCGGTGGAGCCGTATCTGCGCGCCAACCTGTGGCACACGTTCTCCGGCACCGATTCGGTAACCTTTGGCGACAACGATGTGATCAGTAGCGAACAGAAGTCGTCGACGGCGGACGTCGGTCTCGGTTTGGTGCTGACACTGGATGGCGCGGTGAGTGTCTACGCCAGTACCGATTACAGCCGCAATATTGACAGCAATGACTTGCGCGGGGTGTCGGGCAACCTCGGGGTTCGTATCAGCTGGTAA
- the treS gene encoding maltose alpha-D-glucosyltransferase, protein MAKKPKAATFIKDPLWYKDAVIYQVHVKSFFDSNNDGIGDFPGLIAKLDYIAELGVNTIWLLPFYPSPRRDDGYDIAEYRGVHSDYGTMADAKRFIAEAHKRGLRVITELVINHTSDQHPWFQRARKAKPGSAARDFYVWSDDDQKYDGTRIIFLDTEKSNWTWDPVAGQYFWHRFYSHQPDLNFDNPQVMKAVLSVMRYWLDMGIDGLRLDAIPYLIERDGTNNENLPETHDVLKQIRAEIDANYPDRMLLAEANQWPEDTQLYFGDTDAAGLNGDECHMAFHFPLMPRMYMALAQEDRFPITDILRQTPEIPANCQWAIFLRNHDELTLEMVTDKERDYLWNYYAADRRARINLGIRRRLAPLMERDRRRVELLNSLLLSMPGTPTLYYGDEIGMGDNIYLVDRDGVRTPMQWSIDRNGGFSRADPASLVLPPIMDPQYGYLSVNVETQAGDPHSLLNWTRRMLAVRKQSKAFGRGTLKMLSPSNRRILAYTREFTDADGKHEIILCVANVSRSAQAAELDLSAYVGMVPVEMLGGNAFPPIGQLNFLLTLAPYGFYWFALAAENQMPSWHVEPAQSLPDFTTLVLKKRMEELLEAPSRTTLEQSILPSWLQNRRWFAGKDAAIDKVHLAYGVRFGDAQHPVLLSEIEVTSGGQTSRYQLPFGFIAEDQVGPALPQQLALSRVRRVRQVGLITDAFSLEAFIRAVLQGMQNNTVLESAEGEIRFAPTPHLEKLGLGAESEVRYLSAEQSNSSVVIGNSLVLKLIRKVASGVHPELEMSAYLTEAGFANISPLLGSVIRRDAQGEDNLLMIAQGYLSNQGDAWEWTQNNLERALRDELADAMSEQEQHYNALGELKDFAGMLGQRLGEMHEVLAAPTDNPDFAPQVSTAKDMQATGKDVAAQVEHALKLLKQHQGELNAADQKLVKRLIDEKKTILAHVQDLAKKATGGLRIRVHGDLHLGQVLVIKGDAYLIDFEGEPARPLSERRGKHSPYKDVSGVLRSFDYAAAMTINVHNVDHSAESETARRLVAERYLREAREAFVQAYRRAAASLDHAWQDPEGADAALALFGLEKAAYEVAYEAENRPTWLPVPLHGLYGLLTGLKPFSDLGGE, encoded by the coding sequence ATGGCGAAGAAACCCAAGGCAGCCACCTTTATCAAAGACCCGCTCTGGTACAAGGACGCGGTGATCTATCAAGTTCACGTCAAATCGTTTTTCGACTCCAACAACGACGGCATCGGCGACTTTCCCGGCCTGATCGCCAAACTCGATTACATCGCCGAACTCGGCGTCAATACTATCTGGCTGTTGCCGTTCTATCCCTCGCCACGCCGCGATGACGGCTACGACATCGCCGAATACCGGGGCGTGCACAGCGATTACGGGACCATGGCCGACGCCAAGCGTTTTATCGCCGAAGCGCACAAACGCGGATTGCGGGTGATCACCGAGCTGGTTATCAACCACACCTCCGACCAGCACCCGTGGTTCCAGCGTGCGCGCAAGGCCAAGCCCGGTTCGGCAGCGCGGGACTTTTACGTATGGTCGGATGACGATCAGAAATACGACGGCACGCGGATCATTTTTCTCGACACGGAAAAATCCAACTGGACCTGGGACCCGGTCGCGGGCCAGTACTTCTGGCACCGTTTCTATTCGCACCAACCGGATCTGAATTTCGACAACCCGCAAGTGATGAAAGCCGTGCTGTCGGTGATGCGCTACTGGCTGGACATGGGCATCGACGGCCTGCGCCTCGACGCCATTCCGTACCTGATCGAGCGTGACGGCACCAACAACGAGAACCTGCCTGAGACCCACGACGTCCTCAAGCAAATCCGTGCGGAAATCGACGCCAACTATCCCGACCGCATGCTGCTGGCCGAGGCCAACCAATGGCCGGAAGACACTCAGCTGTACTTCGGCGACACCGATGCTGCAGGCCTCAACGGTGACGAATGCCACATGGCGTTCCACTTCCCGCTGATGCCGCGCATGTACATGGCGTTGGCCCAGGAAGATCGCTTCCCGATCACCGACATTTTGCGCCAGACCCCGGAAATTCCTGCCAACTGTCAGTGGGCGATTTTCCTGCGCAACCACGATGAACTGACCCTGGAAATGGTCACCGACAAGGAACGCGACTACCTGTGGAATTACTACGCCGCTGACCGTCGCGCGCGGATCAACCTAGGTATTCGCCGTCGCTTGGCACCGTTGATGGAGCGCGACCGTCGTCGCGTCGAATTGCTCAACAGCCTGCTGCTGTCGATGCCGGGCACGCCGACGTTGTATTACGGCGATGAAATCGGCATGGGCGATAACATCTACCTCGTCGACCGCGACGGTGTGCGTACGCCGATGCAGTGGTCGATCGACCGCAACGGCGGCTTTTCCCGCGCCGATCCGGCGAGTCTGGTGCTGCCGCCGATCATGGACCCGCAGTACGGCTATCTGTCGGTCAACGTCGAAACCCAGGCCGGCGATCCGCATTCGCTGCTGAACTGGACGCGACGCATGCTCGCCGTGCGCAAGCAGTCCAAGGCGTTCGGACGCGGCACGCTGAAAATGCTTTCGCCGAGCAACCGGCGGATTCTCGCCTACACCCGTGAATTCACCGATGCCGATGGCAAGCACGAAATCATTCTGTGCGTGGCCAACGTCTCGCGCAGTGCGCAAGCGGCGGAGCTGGACCTGTCGGCCTACGTCGGCATGGTGCCGGTGGAGATGCTTGGCGGTAACGCGTTCCCGCCGATTGGCCAGTTGAATTTCCTGCTGACCCTGGCGCCGTACGGTTTCTACTGGTTCGCGCTGGCGGCGGAAAACCAGATGCCGAGCTGGCACGTTGAACCGGCGCAGAGCCTGCCGGACTTCACCACGCTGGTGTTGAAAAAACGCATGGAAGAACTGCTCGAAGCGCCGTCACGTACGACGCTGGAGCAAAGCATTCTGCCGAGCTGGCTGCAGAACCGCCGCTGGTTCGCCGGCAAGGACGCGGCCATCGACAAGGTGCATCTGGCGTACGGCGTGCGCTTTGGCGATGCACAGCATCCGGTGCTGCTCAGCGAAATCGAAGTCACCAGCGGCGGGCAGACCAGTCGTTATCAACTGCCGTTCGGCTTCATTGCTGAAGATCAGGTCGGCCCGGCGCTGCCGCAGCAATTGGCCTTGTCTCGTGTGCGCCGAGTGCGACAAGTCGGTCTGATCACTGACGCGTTCAGCCTTGAAGCGTTTATCCGTGCGGTGCTGCAAGGCATGCAGAACAACACCGTGCTGGAGTCGGCTGAGGGTGAAATCCGCTTTGCGCCGACGCCACATCTGGAAAAACTCGGCCTCGGTGCCGAATCGGAAGTGCGTTATCTGTCCGCCGAGCAATCCAACAGTTCGGTGGTGATCGGCAACAGCCTGGTGCTCAAGCTGATACGTAAAGTCGCTTCTGGCGTACACCCCGAACTGGAGATGAGCGCTTACCTGACCGAGGCCGGATTTGCCAATATCTCTCCGCTGCTCGGTTCGGTGATTCGCCGCGACGCGCAGGGTGAAGACAACCTGTTGATGATCGCTCAGGGTTATCTGAGCAATCAGGGCGACGCCTGGGAGTGGACGCAGAACAACCTCGAACGGGCGTTGCGCGATGAACTGGCCGATGCCATGTCCGAGCAGGAACAGCACTACAACGCCCTCGGCGAGTTGAAGGATTTTGCCGGCATGCTCGGTCAGCGCCTGGGCGAAATGCATGAGGTGCTTGCCGCGCCGACCGACAATCCGGACTTCGCGCCCCAGGTGTCGACGGCCAAGGATATGCAGGCTACGGGCAAGGATGTCGCGGCACAGGTCGAACATGCCTTGAAGCTGCTCAAGCAGCATCAGGGCGAACTCAACGCGGCAGATCAGAAACTGGTCAAGCGATTGATCGACGAGAAAAAAACCATTCTTGCGCATGTGCAGGATCTGGCGAAAAAAGCCACGGGCGGTTTGCGCATTCGCGTCCACGGTGATTTGCACCTGGGCCAGGTGCTGGTGATCAAAGGCGATGCCTATCTGATCGACTTCGAGGGGGAACCGGCGCGGCCATTGAGCGAGCGTCGTGGCAAACACAGTCCGTACAAGGATGTCAGCGGTGTGCTGCGGTCCTTCGATTACGCAGCGGCGATGACCATCAACGTGCACAACGTTGACCACAGCGCCGAGTCTGAAACCGCGCGGCGTCTGGTCGCCGAGCGCTATCTGCGTGAGGCCCGTGAGGCATTTGTTCAGGCATATCGCCGCGCGGCAGCTAGTCTTGATCATGCCTGGCAAGATCCTGAAGGTGCCGACGCCGCGCTGGCGTTGTTCGGCCTGGAGAAGGCGGCCTATGAAGTGGCCTATGAAGCCGAAAATCGCCCGACGTGGCTGCCCGTGCCACTGCACGGTTTGTATGGGTTATTGACAGGGCTTAAACCCTTTTCCGATCTTGGTGGAGAGTAG
- the glgB gene encoding 1,4-alpha-glucan branching protein GlgB, whose translation MSFSNKEQGQLKEALLPSAKDIDALVRAEHPDPFSILGPHGDGAGGQFIRAYLPGALSVVVIDKDSGEELGTLEQSETPGLFVGHFDQVRPYRLRTRWAGGEQEAEDPYSFGQLLGEMDLYLFAEGNHRDLSACLGAQLKTVDGVDGVRFAVWAPNARRVSVVGDFNVWDGRRHPMRLRHPSGVWELFIPRLQAGEFYKYEILGAHGILPLKADPMALATSLPPDTASKVAEPLQIDWQDHDWMNSRRERQKHSAPLSIYELHAGSWQCELDDLGEVARQYTWPELAERLIPYVKELGFTHIELMPIMEHPFGGSWGYQLLSQFAPSARYGSPAQFAEFVDACHRAEIGVILDWVPAHFPTDTHGLAQFDGTALYEYGNPLEGFHQDWDTLIYNLGRTEVHGYMLASGLHWLKHFHIDGLRVDAVASMLYRDYSRKAGEWVPNRHGGRENLEAIDFLRHLNDVVELEAPGALVIAEESTAWPGVSQSTQQGGLGFAYKWNMGWMHDSLHYIQQDPVYRAHHHNELSFGLVYAWSERFILPISHDEVVHGKHSLIDKMPGDRWQKFANLRAYLSFMWTHPGKKLLFMGCEFGQWREWNHDQQLDWYLLQYSEHKGVQKLVGDLNRLYRELPALHDQDDAPQGFQWLIGDDAINSVYAWLRWSKEGEPVLVVANFTPVPRQSYRVGVPFAGRWSELLNSDADTYAGSNYGNGGGAFTEEVPSHGQSLSLELNLPPLAVLILKPEG comes from the coding sequence ATGAGTTTCTCGAACAAGGAACAGGGTCAGCTTAAAGAAGCGTTGCTGCCGTCGGCCAAAGACATCGATGCGCTGGTGCGTGCTGAACATCCCGATCCGTTTTCCATTCTCGGTCCGCATGGCGATGGCGCCGGCGGGCAGTTCATCCGCGCCTATTTACCGGGTGCGCTGAGCGTTGTGGTAATCGACAAGGACTCAGGTGAAGAGCTCGGCACATTGGAGCAGAGCGAAACGCCGGGGCTGTTTGTCGGCCACTTCGACCAGGTGCGGCCCTATCGGCTGCGCACCCGCTGGGCCGGTGGCGAGCAGGAGGCGGAAGATCCTTACAGCTTCGGTCAGTTGCTCGGTGAAATGGATCTGTATCTGTTCGCCGAGGGCAATCACCGTGACCTCAGCGCTTGTCTTGGCGCGCAACTGAAAACCGTTGATGGCGTCGATGGTGTGCGCTTCGCCGTGTGGGCGCCGAATGCCCGACGCGTGTCGGTGGTCGGTGATTTCAACGTCTGGGACGGTCGCCGCCATCCAATGCGTCTGCGTCATCCGTCCGGGGTCTGGGAGTTGTTCATTCCGCGCCTGCAAGCGGGGGAGTTTTACAAATACGAGATTCTTGGCGCTCACGGGATTTTGCCGCTGAAGGCTGACCCGATGGCGCTGGCCACCAGCCTGCCGCCGGACACTGCGTCGAAAGTCGCCGAGCCGCTGCAAATCGACTGGCAGGATCACGACTGGATGAACAGCCGCCGCGAACGCCAAAAGCATTCTGCGCCGCTGTCGATCTACGAACTGCATGCGGGCTCCTGGCAGTGCGAACTGGATGATCTGGGCGAAGTCGCGCGTCAGTACACCTGGCCGGAACTGGCCGAGCGGTTGATTCCTTACGTCAAGGAACTGGGTTTCACCCACATCGAACTGATGCCGATCATGGAGCACCCGTTCGGCGGCTCCTGGGGTTATCAACTGCTCTCACAATTCGCGCCGAGCGCGCGGTATGGCTCGCCGGCGCAGTTCGCCGAATTCGTCGACGCCTGCCACCGGGCCGAGATCGGCGTGATTCTCGACTGGGTGCCGGCGCATTTCCCTACAGATACTCACGGTCTCGCGCAGTTCGACGGCACCGCGCTGTACGAGTACGGCAACCCGCTGGAAGGCTTCCATCAGGATTGGGACACACTGATCTACAACCTCGGGCGCACCGAGGTGCATGGCTACATGCTGGCCTCCGGGCTGCACTGGTTGAAACATTTCCACATCGACGGCCTGCGAGTGGATGCAGTGGCTTCGATGCTTTATCGCGACTATTCACGCAAGGCCGGCGAATGGGTGCCGAACCGCCATGGCGGCCGCGAGAATCTGGAAGCCATCGACTTCCTCCGCCACTTGAACGACGTGGTCGAACTGGAAGCGCCGGGCGCGCTGGTGATCGCCGAAGAGTCCACCGCGTGGCCCGGTGTCAGCCAAAGCACGCAACAGGGCGGTCTGGGTTTCGCCTACAAATGGAACATGGGCTGGATGCACGATTCGCTGCATTACATTCAGCAGGATCCGGTGTACCGCGCCCATCATCACAACGAGTTGAGTTTTGGTCTGGTCTACGCCTGGTCCGAACGGTTCATCCTGCCGATCTCCCACGACGAAGTGGTACACGGCAAGCATTCGCTGATCGACAAGATGCCCGGTGATCGCTGGCAGAAATTCGCCAACCTGAGGGCTTACCTGAGTTTCATGTGGACCCACCCGGGCAAGAAGCTGCTATTCATGGGCTGCGAATTTGGTCAGTGGCGCGAGTGGAATCACGATCAGCAACTGGATTGGTACTTGCTGCAGTATTCCGAGCACAAAGGCGTGCAGAAACTGGTCGGCGACCTCAATCGCCTGTACCGCGAACTGCCCGCCCTGCACGATCAGGATGACGCACCGCAAGGCTTCCAGTGGCTGATCGGCGACGATGCGATCAACAGCGTTTATGCCTGGCTGCGCTGGAGCAAGGAAGGCGAACCGGTGCTGGTGGTGGCCAACTTCACCCCGGTGCCTCGTCAATCCTATCGGGTCGGTGTGCCGTTTGCCGGGCGCTGGAGCGAGTTGCTCAACAGCGACGCCGACACCTACGCCGGTTCCAACTATGGCAACGGTGGCGGGGCGTTTACCGAGGAAGTGCCGAGTCATGGCCAGTCGTTGTCGCTGGAGCTGAATCTGCCGCCGTTGGCGGTGTTGATCCTCAAACCGGAGGGCTGA
- a CDS encoding autotransporter outer membrane beta-barrel domain-containing protein has protein sequence MKISITPHEIKITFCTVSSSILLCSSMEAQAGPAADETAPWYRADVPVMTLPATVITPGPQRLSPRPDLQGANLITEDLAPGAWDQLYGRSARQAQTDVLSSGFATPGSGDFKGPAVLTVQGGSHTQTIGLIGGLNQIQANANGLLTSRALADPNSDTLNLQGQSLGAYYSLIGAQGWHVDLSASGGRVSGFSRNEQGARQATEGSALTLSVEGGYPIGLSDNWVVEPQAQLINQRITLDTPYAGSDNASSTDLTAWSGRVGARLKGSYDLNGLPVEPFVRTNLWHTVYTGSTVTLDQVDKISSSRKSSTVELGLGLVARVTPAVSLYVSADYSSDVDDNDLNGIIGSLGVRMRW, from the coding sequence ATGAAAATTTCAATCACCCCACACGAGATCAAAATCACTTTCTGCACAGTGTCGAGTTCTATCTTGCTGTGCTCATCCATGGAGGCGCAGGCCGGTCCTGCGGCGGATGAAACGGCCCCGTGGTACCGCGCGGATGTGCCCGTCATGACCTTGCCCGCCACCGTCATCACCCCCGGACCGCAGCGTTTGAGTCCACGGCCTGACTTGCAAGGCGCCAACCTGATCACCGAAGACCTGGCCCCCGGCGCCTGGGATCAACTCTATGGCCGCAGTGCCCGGCAAGCGCAAACCGATGTGCTCTCTTCAGGTTTCGCAACGCCCGGCAGCGGCGACTTCAAAGGTCCCGCCGTGCTGACCGTCCAAGGTGGCAGCCATACCCAGACCATTGGCCTGATCGGCGGCCTCAACCAGATTCAAGCCAACGCCAATGGTCTGCTCACCAGCCGTGCCTTGGCAGATCCGAACAGTGACACCCTCAACCTGCAAGGCCAGAGCCTCGGCGCCTACTACAGCCTGATCGGCGCCCAGGGCTGGCATGTGGATCTATCGGCCAGCGGTGGCCGGGTCAGCGGTTTCAGTCGTAATGAACAAGGTGCGCGCCAGGCCACCGAAGGGAGCGCACTGACTTTGTCGGTAGAGGGCGGTTATCCGATTGGTTTGAGCGACAACTGGGTGGTCGAACCGCAGGCGCAATTGATCAATCAACGCATCACCCTCGACACGCCGTATGCCGGCTCGGACAACGCCTCCTCCACGGATTTGACAGCCTGGAGCGGCCGCGTCGGTGCGCGCTTGAAAGGCAGTTACGATCTGAACGGTTTGCCGGTCGAACCCTTCGTGCGCACCAACCTCTGGCACACGGTGTATACCGGCAGCACGGTGACCCTGGACCAGGTCGACAAGATCAGCAGCAGCCGCAAGTCATCCACCGTTGAGCTGGGCCTGGGCCTGGTAGCGCGGGTGACCCCGGCGGTGAGTCTTTACGTGAGTGCCGATTACAGCAGTGACGTCGATGACAATGATTTGAACGGGATTATTGGCAGCCTTGGGGTGCGGATGCGCTGGTAA